A portion of the Aphelocoma coerulescens isolate FSJ_1873_10779 chromosome 11, UR_Acoe_1.0, whole genome shotgun sequence genome contains these proteins:
- the B3GNT9 gene encoding UDP-GlcNAc:betaGal beta-1,3-N-acetylglucosaminyltransferase 9, protein MSHTNYIQMCLLGSPLQRRYRGDPGPAVSNGIWTVVPGSSNTAFNSPRNTRETMRVRLKGDAICTFFLLVALCSLLYSQLEHLVPAGKKEPTQNKPQVAPKILSDPRAPRRPMPAEATAPRPQVTPVMRQTEVAKNRVQTTTPPPLSDSAFNFKLYLLNKDNRNFNLLINQPRKCRKTPGGPFLLIAIKSVVEDFDRREIVRKTWGREGLVNGEQIQRVFLLGTPKNRTVLATWETLIHQESQTYRDILLWDFMDTFFNLTLKEIHFLGWAAEFCHNVKFIFKGDADVFVNVENIVDFLKRHDPAEDLFVGDIIYNARPIRVRKSKYYIPETMYGLSIYPAYAGGGGFLLSSSTMRKLSRACREVELFPIDDVFLGMCLQRINLKPILHEGFKTFGIVKPSAAPHLQTFDPCFYKDLMVVHSLKVAEIWLMWNLLHSPRLSCTQKKQVKKPFQWKKKAQITTPASPPR, encoded by the coding sequence ATGGACAGTGGTGCCAGGCAGCTCAAACACAGCTTTTAACAGTCCCAGGAACACCAGAGAGACAATGAGAGTTCGCCTCAAAGGGGATGCGATCTGTACCTTCTTCTTGCTGGTAGCGCTTTGTTCTTTGCTCTACTCCCAGCTGGAGCATTTAGTCCCAGCAGGAAAGAAGGAGCCAACACAGAACAAGCCTCAAGTAGCACCAAAAATACTCTCAGATCCCAGAGCACCTCGGAGACCGATGCCAGCAGAGGCAActgcccccagaccccaagttACCCCTGTCATGAGACAAACAGAAGTGGCCAAAAACAGGGTCCAAACTACAACTCCACCCCCGCTGAGTGATTCTGCCTTCAACTTCAAGCTCTATCTCCTAAACAAGGATAACAGGAACTTCAATCTCCTCATTAACCAGCCCAGGAAATGCCGAAAAACACCAGGAGGTCCCTTTCTGCTTATTGCTATCAAATCAGTAGTTGAAGACTTTGACAGGCGTGAGATTGTCCGGAAAACTTGGGGCAGGGAGGGTTTGGTGAATGGGGAGCAGATCCAGCGAGTGTTCCTACTGGGAACACCAAAGAATAGGACAGTGCTGGCGACATGGGAGACCCTGATCCACCAGGAGAGTCAAACATACCGGGACATTTTACTCTGGGACTTCATGGACACTTTCTTCAACCTGACCCTGAAGGAGATCCActtcctgggctgggctgctgaatTCTGCCACAAcgtgaaatttatttttaaaggtgaCGCTGATGTTTTTGTCAATGTTGAGAACATTGTTGATTTCCTCAAGAGACACGATCCTGCTGAAGACCTCTTTGTTGGGGACATCATCTACAATGCCCGTCCCATCCGTGTCCGGAAGAGCAAATACTACATCCCTGAGACCATGTACGGGCTGAGCATCTACCCCGCCTacgcaggaggaggagggttttTGCTGTCCAGCAGCACCATGAGGAAGCTCTCTAGGGCTTGCAGAGAGGTGGAGCTGTTCCCCATCGACGATGTGTTTTTGGGCATGTGCTTACAGAGAATCAACCTCAAGCCCATTTTACACGAAGGATTCAAGACCTTTGGCATTGTCAAGCCTTCTGCTGCCCCACACCTGCAGACGTTTGATCCCTGTTTTTACAAAGATCTCATGGTAGTTCATAGCTTGAAAGTTGCTGAGATCTGGCTAATGTGGAACCTGCTCCACAGCCCACGGCTTTCCTGCACTCAGAAGAAGCAGGTAAAGAAGCCTTTCCAATGGAAGAAGAAAGCTCAGATAACAACACCAGCATCACCCCCCAGATAA